Proteins from a single region of Punica granatum isolate Tunisia-2019 chromosome 8, ASM765513v2, whole genome shotgun sequence:
- the LOC116215998 gene encoding probable U6 snRNA-associated Sm-like protein LSm4 — protein MLPLSLLKTAQGHPMLVELKNGETYNGHLVNCDTWMNIHLREVICTSKDGDRFWRMPECYIRGNTIKYLRVPDEVIDKVQEETKSRADRKPPGVGGRGRGRGREDGAGGRPAKGIGRGLDDGGAKGAGGGRGKGAVGGKGAGSRGGGRGRG, from the exons ATG CTTCCCCTTTCTTTACTAAAGACTGCCCAAGGGCACCCCATG TTGGTGGAACTGAAGAATGGAGAGACATACAATGGGCATCTGGTGAACTGTGACACTTGGATGAACATCCACCTTCGTGAAGTCATCTGTACTTCTAAG GATGGAGATCGGTTTTGGCGGATGCCTGAATGTTACATCCGTGGAAACACAATTAAGTATCTCCGTGTTCCTGATGAG GTCATTGATAAAGTACAGGAAGAAACCAAGAGTCGGGCTG ATAGAAAACCACCTGGTGTAGGAGGGCGTGGAAGGGGAAGAGGCAGAGAGGATGGTGCTGGTGGACGACCAGCTAAAGGAATTGGCCGAGGACTTGATGATGGAGGTGCCAAAGGTGCTGGTGGAGGTCGAGGCAAGGGTGCCGTTGGTGGTAAGGGTGCTGGAAGCAGAG GTGGAGGGCGGGGAAGAGGTTAA
- the LOC116215987 gene encoding putative disease resistance protein RGA4, producing MAEVVLGGVVESVTGHLVSLISQEIRLACGVRAELEKLQTTVSVIGGMLREADKRRVEAEDVKEWLKKLKELFYDADDLLDDFSTEVLRRRRVMVGGKRILNEVSIFFSFSNQLFYAIKMAHRVKEIRGRIDAIWNDRHACFHLEGNSNLMGSLEENQTRSETYSFEPEMYVVGRDKEKKEVMEFLLNPDFEESVSIVPIVGVGGQGKTTLARKVFNDDKVKEYFEMRLIWVCVSTSFSVKDILRKIVRECSPNKEGIANLDMNELRKKLGEWINGKKYLLVLDDVWNDNRSKWLELQGFLMSGAKGSKILVTTRSTRVAETMTRKFYKLSGLPSDESLSLLMQMAMKEEHEWKNQNLEKIAREIVKKCAGIPLAIKTIGRLLVFSGSTEEDWLNFKDNDLSLINQEEDDIMPTLKLSYDFLPSHLKPCFAYCSLFPQDYELEPRELVYLWMAHGFINKSLGSKKTLEEVGYDYFRELLSRSFFQDMQVDLYGDIMSCRMHDLMHDLARFVAGESCITIDSSHAKMFPEGARHVTTNDQNVLNGFERDRRMRSLFLMVEGSIDIAVLDVSCFRSLRALRICGGHIKVISRSIAKLKHLRSLDLSKNDGFRYLPNSISKLCNLESLNLTGCRDLKELPSGITKLVNLRQLRVRGCYNLRDMPRGIGKLTNLQMLDVFVVGEKLNRNAAELNELSKLTGLREKLTIQSLERVESSSISSEVNASFSMEKLADLQCLRLCWRYFRDVSASNGEEVLEKLRPHRYLKGLRIEGYGGARLPSWVSQLHRLVDIEIKQCQGCRQLPPVDQLPSLKRIFLVALRDLEHIELSKGGTMSQSNFFPSLEEIKLYRLPKFKGWD from the coding sequence ATGGCCGAAGTTGTTCTGGGGGGCGTTGTGGAGTCTGTCACCGGACACCTTGTTTCCCTCATCTCCCAGGAGATTAGACTAGCATGCGGCGTCAGAGCTGAGCTCGAGAAACTCCAGACCACTGTCTCTGTCATCGGTGGAATGCTTCGTGAGGCTGACAAGAGACGAGTTGAGGCTGAGGATGTGAAGGAATGGCTCAAGAAGCTGAAAGAGTTGTTCTACGATGCGGATGACCTGCTGGATGACTTCTCCACTGAGGTTTTGCGCCGTCGGAGAGTGATGGTAGGAGGTAAGCGGATCCTCAATGAGGTGAgtatcttcttctccttttctaaCCAGCTCTTTTATGCCATTAAAATGGCTCATCGAGTCAAGGAGATCAGGGGGAGGATCGATGCGATATGGAATGACCGGCACGCGTGTTTTCATCTTGAAGGAAATAGTAATCTTATGGGGAGTTTGGAGGAGAACCAAACTAGGTCGGAAACTTACTCGTTTGAGCCTGAAATGTATGTGGTTGGACGAGAtaaggagaagaaggaagtCATGGAGTTCTTACTCAATCCTGATTTTGAGGAGAGTGTTTCCATCGTCCCAATAGTGGGTGTTGGAGGCCAAGGGAAAACGACATTAGCAAGAAAAGTATTTAATGATGACAAGGTGAAGGAATATTTCGAGATGAGGCTAATTTGGGTCTGTGTGTCGACCAGTTTCAGTGTGAAGGATATTTTGAGGAAGATAGTACGAGAATGCTCCCCTAACAAAGAAGGAATTGCAAATCTCGACATGAATGAGTTGCGAAAAAAGCTGGGAGAGTGGATCAATGGAAAGAAGTACTTACTTGTTTTAGATGATGTGTGGAATGACAACCGGTCTAAATGGTTAGAACTACAAGGATTTCTCATGAGCGGTGCCAAAGGGAGTAAGATATTGGTGACCACTCGCTCTACTCGGGTGGCGGAAACTATGACtcgaaaattttataaattgagTGGCTTACCTAGCGATGAGTCGCTCTCTCTCTTGATGCAAATGGCAATGAAGGAGGAGCACGAgtggaaaaatcaaaatctagaaAAGATTGCAAGAGAAATTGTGAAGAAGTGTGCGGGAATTCCCCTTGCAATTAAGACGATTGGGCGATTGTTAGTGTTCTCTGGAAGTACCGAAGAAGATTGGTTGAACTTCAAGGATAATGATTTATCTTTGATAAatcaagaagaagatgacatcATGCCAACACTTAAGTTGAGTTACGATTTTTTGCCATCGCATTTGAAACCGTGCTTTGCTTATTGCAGCTTATTTCCACAAGATTATGAGCTAGAACCACGTGAGCTTGTCTATCTTTGGATGGCACATGGATTTATTAATAAATCTCTAGGCAGTAAGAAAACACTTGAAGAAGTAGGTTACGATTATTTCAGGGAGCTGCTTTCCAGATCCTTTTTCCAAGACATGCAAGTAGATCTATACGGCGACATTATGAGCTGCAGAATGCATGATTTGATGCATGACCTCGCACGGTTTGTAGCAGGAGAGAGTTGCATCACCATTGATAGCTCACATGCGAAAATGTTCCCAGAAGGAGCTCGTCATGTAACTACCAATGATCAGAATGTGTTGAATGGATTTGAGAGAGACAGAAGAATGAGGTCCCTGTTTCTTATGGTTGAAGGGAGTATTGATATTGCTGTTCTGGATGTTTCATGTTTTAGAAGTCTACGGGCACTACGTATTTGTGGTGGCCACATAAAGGTGATTTCACGTTCCATTGCTAAACTGAAGCATTTGAGGAGCCTTGATCTCTCAAAGAATGATGGGTTTAGGTATCTTCCCAATTCCATAAGCAAGTTGTGCAATTTGGAGAGCCTTAATCTCACAGGATGTAGGGATCTAAAAGAATTACCAAGTGGAATTACAAAGTTGGTCAATTTGAGGCAGCTTAGGGTGCGTGGGTGTTATAACTTAAGAGATATGCCAAGGGGGATTGGGAAATTGACTAATTTGCAAATGTTAGACGTATTCGTGGTAGGGGAGAAACTAAACCGAAATGCTGCAGAGCTGAATGAGCTGAGCAAACTTACTGGATTGAGGGAAAAACTGACTATTCAAAGCTTGGAAAGAGTGGAGAGTAGTAGTATTTCGAGCGAGGTGAATGCTTCCTTCTCGATGGAAAAGTTAGCTGATCTTCAGTGTTTGCGACTATGTTGGCGATACTTCAGGGATGTGAGTGCGAGCAATGGCGAAGAAGTTTTAGAAAAACTTCGACCCCATCGATATCTAAAGGGATTGAGGATAGAAGGATATGGGGGTGCCAGGCTTCCATCGTGGGTCTCTCAACTGCATAGACTAGTCGACATTGAGATTAAACAATGTCAGGGATGCAGGCAGCTACCACCTGTAGATCAGCTCCCTTCCCTCAAAAGAATCTTCTTGGTGGCTTTGAGGGATTTGGAGCATATAGAATTATCGAAGGGTGGGACGATGTCACAGTCAAATTTCTTTCCATCCTTGGAAGAAATAAAGTTGTATCGTTTGCCTAAATTCAAGGGATGGGACTAG
- the LOC116215990 gene encoding WD repeat-containing protein GTS1 produces the protein MEQEEAAMDMDMEVEGSQLPKPEKSSKRFSLRNSIQTNFGNDYVFEIAPKFDWTLMGVSLSTNAVKLYSPETGQFGGECRGHTSTINRISFSGPSSPHVLHSCSSDGTVRAWDTRTFKEVSCISAGPSQEIFSFSFGGSNSVLLSAGCKSQILFWDWRNKKQVACLEESHIDDVTQVHFVPDHPNTLISASEDGLMCVFDTAGDIDDDDHMESVINVGTSIAKIAMFGQNYERLWCLTHIETLSVWDWKSGLNVANFEDARSLASKSWAMGQVDYFVDCHHAEDGEGLWVIGATNAGTLGFFPVNYYGEPGIGPAEAVLQGGHTGIVRSVLPLLGLPGTASARRRGTFGWTGGEDGRLCCWFSQDLSSGIDRSWTSSSLVSRSPRAHHKKNRHQPY, from the exons ATGGAGCAGGAAGAAGCGGCCATGGACATGGACATGGAAGTGGAAGGAAGTCAACTCCCCAAACCCGAGAAATCGTCCAAGCGCTTCAGTCTCAGGAACTCAATTCAGACCAACTTCGGCAACGACTACGTCTTCGAAATTGCCCCCAA GTTTGATTGGACTTTGATGGGGGTGTCGCTGTCGACCAATGCGGTGAAGCTGTACTCGCCGGAGACGGGGCAGTTCGGCGGAGAGTGTAGAGGCCACACCTCGACCATTAACCGGATCTCGTTCTCAGGCCCGTCGAGCCCGCACGTGCTGCACTCTTGCTCCTCTGATGGGACAGTTAGAGCTTGGGACACCCGAACTTTCAAGGAG GTGTCATGTATAAGTGCAGGTCCTTCGCAAGAGATCTTCAGCTTTTCTTTTGGTGGGTCAAATAGTGTTCTTCTTTCGGCTGGATGTAAATCTCAG ATTCTCTTTTGGGATTGGAGGAATAAGAAGCAAGTGGCATGCTTGGAAGAATCTCATATTGATGATGTCACTCAG GTTCACTTTGTCCCTGACCACCCAAATACACTAATTTCTGCTTCAGAAGATGGGTTGATGTGTGTTTTTGATACTGCTGGTGacattgatgatgatgatcataTGGAATCG GTGATAAATGTGGGAACTTCAATTGCGAAGATTGCGATGTTTGGGCAAAATTATGAGAGGCTCTGGTGCTTGACTCATATTGAAACCCTAAG TGTCTGGGACTGGAAGAGTGGACTAAATGTAGCTAATTTCGAAGATGCTCGATCATTGGCATCAAAAAGCTGGGCCATGGGTCAG GTTGATTATTTTGTAGATTGTCACCATGCTGAAGATGGCGAAGGTCTGTGGGTCATTGGTGCAACTAATGCCGGCACCTTAGGTTTCTTCCCGGTGAACTATTATGGGGAGCCTGGCATCGGACCCGCAGAAGCTGTTCTTCAAGGGGGACACACTGGCATTGTGAGAAGCGTGTTGCCTTTGTTGGGCTTGCCAGGGACGGCATCCGCCCGAAGGCGAGGTACATTTGGTTGGACTGGTGGGGAGGATGGTCGGTTGTGTTGTTGGTTCTCGCAGGATCTTTCTTCTGGTATCGACCGGTCTTGGACATCCAGTTCACTCGTTTCGAGATCGCCAAGAGCTCATCACAAGAAAAACAGGCATCAGCCTTACTAA